GGAATTGCCATTGAGGATGCGATCGCTAAAAATTGCCCCTGCGCCTGCACCAATAAAGCCTAGCCCCTGTAAAAACTGGCGTCGTTTTACTTCTAAAGGTAGATGCTTTTGAGCAGTTTCGTCGTTTTTATCTGCCATTAACTTGTTGACCTAACAATACTTAAATTTCCTAATCACTAAGGGATTTCCAAGAAATAAATTTATCCACAATTGTGGGGTGGGCATCTTGCCCGCCCTTGAGACAAGGACGGGTGGGGACACCCATCCCACAAGAAGATTTGAGATATTTTTTGGAAATCCTTAACAAAATTCCGCCTGTTAACGGTTTGATAATGTCTATAAATTAATTGCTTGTGGCTTATAGCTTGAGTGACTATCCCAATAATCAGCCTTGTTGATATTTACTTTGAGCAAAGTAATATCAGGTTCGTCTATACCTTGGGGAAACCAGGTTTGCAATTCTGGCTGCCATTTCTCTTGCATTTTGTTGCGGTCTTTCACTAGTTGCGCTGTACCTGATACAGAAATATATCGCTGCCTATCAGGTGACACGAAGCTCACATTCACTTGCTGATTGTGTGAAATCTCAGCTGCTTTATGGGAACTACCATAAATGAAGAACCAGAGTACACCATCAGAGTCTATATCGTTATTCTTCAACATGGGACAACTATGCAAGCTGCCATCATCATCTACTGTGGTCAACATGCCCGCGTCAATGTCTGCTATGAGTTCACGCAGCTTCTGAATCTGCTGGTTTTGGTCTGTAGTGGTTGTCATTTACTTATACTTCTCTATGCTTTTTTCTTGAATGAGAGTTATTGATTACAGCCAATTTCAATGGCTTTTCTACTCTTTTATAGTGTTAGCGTTTTTGAAGTTAATTTTCTTGAACCTAGAGAAGTAGTTCTGCTCTAGTTAA
Above is a window of Nostoc sp. UHCC 0702 DNA encoding:
- a CDS encoding pyridoxamine 5'-phosphate oxidase family protein, with the protein product MTTTTDQNQQIQKLRELIADIDAGMLTTVDDDGSLHSCPMLKNNDIDSDGVLWFFIYGSSHKAAEISHNQQVNVSFVSPDRQRYISVSGTAQLVKDRNKMQEKWQPELQTWFPQGIDEPDITLLKVNINKADYWDSHSSYKPQAINL